In the genome of Oncorhynchus masou masou isolate Uvic2021 chromosome 26, UVic_Omas_1.1, whole genome shotgun sequence, one region contains:
- the LOC135514897 gene encoding ATP synthase subunit gamma, mitochondrial-like isoform X2 produces MFARTSALVFLPQCGQVRNMATLKDITIRLKSIKNIQKITKSMKMVAAAKYARAERQLKPARVYGNGAVALYEKAEIKAPEGVANKHLLIGVSSDRGLCGAVHSNVAKAIKAKIANLTGEGKEVMVVNVGDKLRNILQRTHGNYLLLSCKEVGRKPPTFTDASIVATELLNMGYEFDQGAVIYNRFRSVISYKTDEKPIFSIDTVANSENMGIYDDIDADVLRNYQEFALVNIIYFGLKESTTSEQSARMTAMDSASKNASEMIDKLTLTFNRTRQAVITKELIEIISGAAAL; encoded by the exons ATGTTCGCCAGGACCAGCGCGTTGGTGTTCCTCCCACAATG TGGGCAGGTCAGGAACATGGCTACCTTGAAAGACA TCACCATCCGTTTGAAGTCCATCAAGAACATCCAAAAGATCACCAAGTCCATGAAGATGGTGGCCGCTGCTAAGTATGCCCGCGCTGAGAGGCAGCTGAAGCCCGCCCGCGTCTATGGAAATGGTGCTGTGG CCCTGTACGAGAAGGCTGAGATCAAGGCCCCGGAGGGAGTGGCCAACAAGCACCTCCTGATCGGTGTGTCTTCTGACCGTGGTCTCTGTGGCGCCGTCCATTCCAATGTGGCCAAGGCCATCAAGGCCAAGATTGCAAACCTCACCGGCGAGGGCAAGGAGGTGATGGTAGTCAATGTGGGGGACAAGCTGAGGAACATCCTGCAGAG GACACATGGCAATTACCTGCTGCTCAGCTGCAAAGAGGTGGGCCGCAAGCCCCCCACCTTTACCGACGCTTCCATCGTCGCCACAGAGCTGCTCAACATGGGCTACGAGTTTGACCAGGGTGCTGTAATCTACAACAGATTCAG GTCTGTGATCTCCTACAAGACTGACGAGAAGCCCATCTTCTCCATTGATACTGTTGCTAATTCAG AGAACATGGGCATCTATGATGACATTGATGCTGACGTGCTGAGGAACTACCAGGAGTTTGCCCTGGTCAACATCATCTACTTTGGTCTGAAGGAGTCCACAACCAGCGAGCAGAGTGCCAGGATGACCGCTATGGACAGCGCCAGCAAGAACGCCT CTGAAATGATTGATAAGCTGACCCTCACCTTCAACCGTACTAGGCAGGCTGTCATCACCAAGGAGCTCATTGAGATCATCTCTGGAGCTGCTGCCCTGTGA
- the LOC135514897 gene encoding ATP synthase subunit gamma, mitochondrial-like isoform X1: MFARTSALVFLPQCGQVRNMATLKDITIRLKSIKNIQKITKSMKMVAAAKYARAERQLKPARVYGNGAVALYEKAEIKAPEGVANKHLLIGVSSDRGLCGAVHSNVAKAIKAKIANLTGEGKEVMVVNVGDKLRNILQRTHGNYLLLSCKEVGRKPPTFTDASIVATELLNMGYEFDQGAVIYNRFRSVISYKTDEKPIFSIDTVANSENMGIYDDIDADVLRNYQEFALVNIIYFGLKESTTSEQSARMTAMDSASKNASEMIDKLTLTFNRTRQAVITKELIEIISGAAAL; this comes from the exons ATGTTCGCCAGGACCAGCGCGTTGGTGTTCCTCCCACAATG TGGGCAGGTCAGGAACATGGCTACCTTGAAAGACA TCACCATCCGTTTGAAGTCCATCAAGAACATCCAAAAGATCACCAAGTCCATGAAGATGGTGGCCGCTGCTAAGTATGCCCGCGCTGAGAGGCAGCTGAAGCCCGCCCGCGTCTATGGAAATGGTGCTGTGG CCCTGTACGAGAAGGCTGAGATCAAGGCCCCGGAGGGAGTGGCCAACAAGCACCTCCTGATCGGTGTGTCTTCTGACCGTGGTCTCTGTGGCGCCGTCCATTCCAATGTGGCCAAGGCCATCAAGGCCAAGATTGCAAACCTCACCGGCGAGGGCAAGGAGGTGATGGTAGTCAATGTGGGGGACAAGCTGAGGAACATCCTGCAGAG GACACATGGCAATTACCTGCTGCTCAGCTGCAAAGAGGTGGGCCGCAAGCCCCCCACCTTTACCGACGCTTCCATCGTCGCCACAGAGCTGCTCAACATGGGCTACGAGTTTGACCAGGGTGCTGTAATCTACAACAGATTCAG GTCTGTGATCTCCTACAAGACTGACGAGAAGCCCATCTTCTCCATTGATACTGTTGCTAATTCAG AGAACATGGGCATCTATGATGACATTGATGCTGACGTGCTGAGGAACTACCAGGAGTTTGCCCTGGTCAACATCATCTACTTTGGTCTGAAGGAGTCCACAACCAGCGAGCAGAGTGCCAGGATGACCGCTATGGACAGCGCCAGCAAGAACGCCT CTGAAATGATTGATAAGCTGACCCTCACCTTCAACCGTACTAGGCAGGCTGTCATCACCAAGGAGCTCATTGAGATCATCTCTGGAGCTGCTGCCCT ATAA